GAAATACAAGCCTTCTGGACACCAAGGGCATCAACGCCGTTTCAATTATATTTGGTTCAGTCAATTTCCGTCTTGGTTGGAATATTCCGAGAGCAGCGACCGTGCATATTGTTTTTTCTGCTTCCTTTGTAGCAAAAATATAAAGAAGCGAGGTGGTTTTGATGTCTTTACAGCACAAGGTTTTGATAATTGGAAGAAAGTTAATGATGGGAAAAAGTGTGGCTTCTTAGTTCATGTCGGATCCACACCTTGCTCACAACACAATAATGCAGTAAGAGAATGTCAAGCTATACTGAATCAACCAAATCATATAGAAAATATTTTGGAAGAGGCAACTGACAGGGAGAAGGAAAGAAATCGTCTACGTCTGAGAACATCAATAGCAGCTGTTAAGTGGCTAACATTTCAGTCATGTGCTTTTAGAGGTCGTGATGAGACACCTCAGTCAAAAAATAGAGGTAACTTTATTGAAATGCTAAAGCTTCTTGGAGAGTTCAATCCTGAAATTGCAAGTGTAATTTTAGAGAATGCCCCAAAATATTGCAAATACACTTCACCAGATattcaaaaagagattttaaGTATTTTTGTAATGAAAGTCAGGAAGCATATCCGTGAAGAAATTGGTGATGCCAAGTTCTCTATTCTTGTGGATGAAACATGTGATGTGGCAAAGAGAGAGCAAATGGCACTTGTTTTCAGATTTGTTGATATAAATGGTGTTTTACAAGAACGGTTCTTTGACTTGATACATGTAAAGAACACCAAAGCATTGACATTAAAAGAGGAACTATGTACTGTACTGTCCAAATATGGCTTTGACATCCAAAACCTTCGTGGCCAAGGGTATGACGGTGCAAGCAATATGAAGGGAGAGTTGAATGGACTGCAAGCACTTTTTCTTAGAGAATGTCCTTATGCATATTATGTCCATTGCTATGCACATCGCTTGCAACTTGCTCTTGTCGCTGCAGCAAAGGATGTGGTTCCTGTTACCCAGTTTTTTCAACATCTTCTCTTTATTGTAAACACGGTTGATTCATCATCAAAGCGTCATGATGAGCTCCATGATGCCCAAATGGTTGAACTTGCACGCTTGCTTGCTGTTGATGAGCTCGAGACAGGTCAAGGAGAAAACCAAATCCGTTCATTGAGACGTCCAGGAGATACTAGGTGGGGTTCTCACCTAGGCTCTATTTCCAGCCTTATGAACATGTTTAAGGCAGTAAGTTCAGTCCTACAGAATCTAGGCGCCGACTCAACAGCAGGTGCAAACCGTGCTGATGGAGATACTTCTTTCAGGTACTTGACATCATTTGAGTTTGTGTTTGTGCTGTGTATGATGAGGGAAATGTTAGAAATAACTGAACAACTTGGCCAAGCTTTACAAAAGAAATCACAAGATATAGTAAATGCTATTCGCCTTGTGCAAACCACAAAAGTACTTCTTGAGAAAATGAGATCTGATGATGGATGGGAAACTTTTTTTGGTCAAGTTGTTGAGTTTTGCATGAATCATGACATTCTTATTCCAAATATGGAAGAAACATACATTTTGCGTGGTGGCCGTGCTCGTCGTCAACCTGAACATTTTACTAAGGAGCGCTACTATCGAGTGGAGATATTTCGTGCAACCATTGATACCCAGTTGGCTGAATTAAACTTGAAGTTCAATGAGAAGGTGATGGATCTTTTGTCCATTAGTGTTACACTTGTACCAAGAAATGGATTTGCATATTTCCAAACAAAAGGGATATGTAGAATGGTTGAGAAGTACTACCCGTTGGATTTCAATCAGCAAGAAATGATTGGGTTAGAGCGTCAGCTAAACCATTTTACTATTGATGCTTCTACCAATGAAGACATGAAAAATATTTCTACCTTAGTGGACCTATGTCGAGGCTTTGTTAAGACAGGACGGCATAGAATCTTTAACTTGGTTGATAGATTGATccgtttgcttgttactcttccaGTTTCAACAGCTACTGCAGAACGCATTTTCTCTGTCTTGAAGATCGTCAAGACAAGGCTGCGCAACAAGATAGAAGATCAATACCTTGCCAACAGTTTGCTTGTTCAGGTCGAAGGTGAAATTGTAGAACACTACACCTATGATGATATAATCTCAGATTTCAAGGATTTGAAGAACAGAAGAGCAGACTTTTAGGATTTGATAGTCCTATGACGTTGGACACATATTTTGGCTTGGCTTGTTTAATAGTTTGTGGTCACTTGCATTTTGTGAAATGTGACCCAACTAtaaatatatataactagctagTTTTAGTCCATAACTTGGTTAAGAGTAGTCAGACAGTCTCTGTAGTCACTTGATATGTGATTAGTTAAATTTATCATAGTATATATGGTTTTATTTCTGATGTCAACATATTTCACTTGTGTTTTTGTCAAGTTGGCCCCCCCTTGATTTTGTGCCGTGCTCCGTCGCTGATGGCAATGCGCCCGTGCAGGCGCCGCGGCGACGACTTGGGCGGCTGATGTCCCGCCGAAGAGTGGAGCAGCAGGACGACGCACACGGCGACGACCAAGGCCTCCTTAACAGCGCTAGCGGCAGCAGCTGAAGCCATGTACGTCTTTCTTGGATGGGACAGCAATAAGCTAGTACTAATAAGCAAGCTTGAGATCTATGTAGAACAAATGAACTAGTTTTACAATGTAGACAGAGTTAAGATCAGATGCTATATATATAAATGGAGATGGGCAAATAAACAACTCAGACACTCAGTTGACAATTGGTGCCTGCAGTACCATGACATGATCATTTCGGTGCTAGCTATTTGTACACACCGAACTAGAAGATCCATCGACCATTAGCATTAGGAGCCCTAGATATGGCTAGTTTATAAGATATAGGGTACATTTGAGACTTCACCCAAGGCATCTTGCAGAAGTTGACATAAATGCAGAAGTTGACGTTCCTTCAGATTCACACATATGCAGTGCTGTTCAGTGAACCTCTGCATGGTTTGTTGGTACTCGAGGAAGAACCAGTCAAGGGCATGGGCCTGGGCACTGGTACGGTGACTGATTCTCAGTTCGAGGTCGGGAACGCTCTTCATTAGTGGTAAACAAAACATTTTCTACCATGTAACCAATCTGCAAATATGGACAAAAGGGGGCTGATCCAGATTTTCTAGCTGAAACAGGCCTGGCTAATACCATTTTCTTTTTCAATACCTTTTCAAATGTTGCTAACTCTAAGGGCTTGTTTTGATACCCATGTCTTTAGCTCAATCCATATATGTTGAAGTGGATTGAAGTGAAAATTAAACTAAGTCACTACTACACtaagtatttgtaggggcgactggcgatgatttgtaggggcggttttgccagccgcccctaccataccgtctctataaatcaagGGTTTATAGGGTGGTtcccaagccgcccctacaaatcgatttgtagagacggctgtaacaccagccgcccctataattttCATTTATAGGAGCGGTTTAATCTAGAATCGCCCTGTCGATGAAatctggttggcagtctaccgaggggtatacccacgatagtagatgaatcggtggaggtacgCGTGATACGAACCaaatggtaacagagacacaagatttatacaggttcaggccgtcagcttgacgtaacaccctacatcctgtgatctattattttgtattgattgtgtatcagattcgaTATCCCGTCTAAgggacccttgcctctccttatatactctagaggggtatagttacaagaaaaatatcatatttggtattatacaataaatcacatattcatgtagtcttgcggtgcacgtcttgatcttgtgggctgggccacctttggggtgtggcccatgtcttctcttgtgggtaccgggggccatacccccacagctagtccctgagtgctttgtatcctttgagcaacgctgtcttgaacaACTCCGAGCAGTTTGACGtgaagccgatcagtttaacCGGTGATCCAAGCGGTGGaagtcaaagccgaccagtttaactggtgaactGAGTGGTGAAAGTCGAAGTCGACTGGTTCAACTGGTACGTagatctcggacttagccaagtaaagcttaccagaaggatgtaaggggctcaaggtaaaaatttgaaaattctccaccttaggcgaagtgtagccattgaaagcatctaggctcctagttgggtttcggtgattaatgacaatacgagattactatgactaacgtgtgttttgcagagacaatttaagttaggtcatggtaatggcaattgattgggcaatcatggttgtcatgcccctacgatggaaatcgtttcggttttcaaaggatgaacgacatggttaaggatggactagctctaagtgtcgtttggtgttgaagagacacttagagtagtttatgactttgtttttcctttggtcgtactattaaggggggtatggactagtagcttgacctaggtgagtctagtgagttagatgtggtgcacacttgtcaaatctagcactaggtagctccagagtagccctaagatcaattggagcaagcttcattcacatatgatttcgagttggaagtgaatggagggtcaaataactGACCGGaagctggtctggttgtgaccggacaatgaagggtgagtccggtcagttcatttgatcaactggagccgtctggttgcgaccggacactgagtgaaaagtgaccggacgctgggtgacagagtccggtcaactccagagaggttctagagagggagattcctgatcggacgcgtccggtcagtgctgaccgaacgctggtcaagATCTGgtaattgaccagacgctgaacagcaaagtgaccggactctgggtgccagcgtccggtcaacatcagtaaggttccaaagagcattttttgtgaccggacgcgtccggtcagtgctgaccggacacagatcagagtccggtcagaacttaacggctctttctgacacagtggcggggataactgaccggagcgtccggtcaccccgcagagtgatgactcaacctccaaacgttatgttttgaatgagggggtataaatacttactccactcgttcaagggaggtctcttgcctatttgttcagctgagaaacacccttgagagtgcaaaggagagcaagagcctagtgaggtgattgagatttgagaatccaagattaaggcctcattagtgcaaggagataGCAAGTGTGCaaccacccttctcattaggcttcttgtggtcaagtgagagttcgtgagtttttcatctgaaatcatttactctttcaaaatattgtttcaagttgaaattgtttgaatttcaaaatttaaatcgttcaaacaaagtcacatgacaagatgaccaaaataaaagttatacatgttgatgagttatacaacttttatgtttacaacattttcattttatttcatttaatgtcaaaaaattgtagtcgaagttttaaaattcaaatttttaatttttgtttttttttgttttctatattgttttgaccacaattgtttatatatatatttcttcatatatagaataatacaaaatattatatttgtgcatatacacaatttttttatattactttgtgtttttatgatataaaaaatatagaatttataatttaaaaaatagaaactatttgtaggggcggctggatcaggaaccgcccctacaaatgcatttgtaggggcggctggatcaggaaccgcccctagaaatgcatttgtaggggcggctagatcaggaaccgcccctacaaatcatcctgACTATATATTCAAGGCCGCACACGGGAGTTgcctgttgggcgctctcttcttctccGATGCCGTCAGGCTGCCTCCTGG
The sequence above is drawn from the Miscanthus floridulus cultivar M001 chromosome 15, ASM1932011v1, whole genome shotgun sequence genome and encodes:
- the LOC136506952 gene encoding uncharacterized protein; its protein translation is MVAWGRAVRRGAVAVVAVVAWGYVVAVVASGAVAVLVSGTVRSKGAGSGSGLDLAARKKRGGFDVFTAQGFDNWKKVNDGKKCGFLVHVGSTPCSQHNNAVRECQAILNQPNHIENILEEATDREKERNRLRLRTSIAAVKWLTFQSCAFRGRDETPQSKNRGNFIEMLKLLGEFNPEIASVILENAPKYCKYTSPDIQKEILSIFVMKVRKHIREEIGDAKFSILVDETCDVAKREQMALVFRFVDINGVLQERFFDLIHVKNTKALTLKEELCTVLSKYGFDIQNLRGQGYDGASNMKGELNGLQALFLRECPYAYYVHCYAHRLQLALVAAAKDVVPVTQFFQHLLFIVNTVDSSSKRHDELHDAQMVELARLLAVDELETGQGENQIRSLRRPGDTRWGSHLGSISSLMNMFKAVSSVLQNLGADSTAGANRADGDTSFRYLTSFEFVFVLCMMREMLEITEQLGQALQKKSQDIVNAIRLVQTTKVLLEKMRSDDGWETFFGQVVEFCMNHDILIPNMEETYILRGGRARRQPEHFTKERYYRVEIFRATIDTQLAELNLKFNEKVMDLLSISVTLVPRNGFAYFQTKGICRMVEKYYPLDFNQQEMIGLERQLNHFTIDASTNEDMKNISTLVDLCRGFVKTGRHRIFNLVDRLIRLLVTLPVSTATAERIFSVLKIVKTRLRNKIEDQYLANSLLVQVEGEIVEHYTYDDIISDFKDLKNRRADF